One Candidatus Glassbacteria bacterium genomic region harbors:
- a CDS encoding helix-turn-helix domain-containing protein, with amino-acid sequence MAQTVTFKDFPSIPEYVHYDPEFDFYIERAMMKSPSCQLHAHAFTELAIVMGGSVVHHTRTEEYPVGTGAVFVITDNLEHGYRDARNLYLCNIMYGSAFLTGYKELEQIPGYHALFSLEPFYRKHHRFQSRLNLDSKQLAFVSRLVGEMKREFEEKKSGHKPAIKALLVQLIIYLSRQYSQQKSGKAARILPLAECVAFMEENFSRKLALRDLAAIACMSVPNFVRVFKDTYRTTPVDYLIRLRVQKACEMLQNQEETVTSVALKSGF; translated from the coding sequence ATGGCACAAACCGTCACCTTCAAGGACTTCCCTTCAATCCCGGAATACGTCCACTACGATCCCGAGTTCGATTTTTATATCGAGAGGGCTATGATGAAATCCCCCTCTTGCCAGCTTCATGCCCACGCTTTCACCGAGTTGGCGATTGTCATGGGTGGGTCGGTAGTTCATCACACCCGAACGGAAGAGTATCCGGTGGGCACAGGCGCAGTATTTGTAATCACCGACAATCTGGAGCACGGTTACCGGGACGCCAGAAACCTTTACCTGTGCAATATCATGTACGGTTCTGCTTTTCTGACCGGGTATAAGGAACTGGAGCAGATCCCCGGCTACCATGCTCTGTTCTCCCTCGAGCCGTTCTACCGCAAACATCACCGCTTTCAGAGCCGGCTCAATCTCGACAGCAAGCAGTTGGCATTCGTATCCAGGCTGGTGGGAGAAATGAAACGGGAGTTCGAGGAGAAAAAATCCGGGCACAAACCGGCAATCAAGGCCCTCCTGGTGCAATTGATCATTTATCTTTCCCGGCAGTATTCACAGCAGAAATCTGGTAAGGCGGCCAGAATTCTGCCCTTGGCCGAATGCGTAGCCTTCATGGAGGAAAATTTCAGCCGGAAGCTTGCTCTGCGCGACCTTGCCGCAATTGCCTGCATGTCAGTGCCCAATTTTGTCCGGGTGTTCAAGGATACTTACCGTACCACGCCGGTGGATTATTTAATCCGGCTGAGAGTGCAGAAAGCCTGTGAGATGCTGCAAAACCAGGAGGAAACTGTTACTTCAGTGGCTC